The genomic segment gtatctcaatcgtttttaatgcagtgggagttGGCAAATGAaatgttgctgagggtttaatagctataaatggtgttagttaaatGCAACTGCGTGCACTGTACTAAAATACAGTTGTTTGCTATGATacattgtcagtacaacaatgtttatgtatttagactgccactgagctaaatttaaaagggggtttctgttgaaacccCAGAAATccatctagatctgccactgtgaGGGGTACAGTTATAAAGTACCCAAAATATGACAGCAACATTTGAACAAATTTTTTTGGTCAAAACAGCTGAGCTATGGCGGTATTATGAtgaacaatttcatcatttTGACGCTTTAAAACTCAAGAGCAGAAATTCCAAATGATAAGGTAATTTTAGTTAATAATTGTTTAATGGATCAATTTGCACATATTTTGCAAGAAATTATCACACAGCTATACCCCAGGCCTGTGCATTCACAGCAACAGTATACTACCAGCATAATGTGGTTTATACTTTAATGTCTAAGTAGCAAAACTTACCTAGAACCACTACATAGATCATGGGAAAATTTAACACGTGGGTGGCCCTGTAGCACCTTGGAAGTTGCCACAATTTATGTTATACAAACTCTTGAGAGCACATAATTTAAGTATCTTAATTATACACAATCATTTTTTTGCCAGGTTTCCAGCACCCCATTACATATACCGGTATATACTTACTAGACCTGTTATATATTCCTGCTAGAGAAGTATACGTGATCACAATGTGTGGTTACAATTGCATAAACTTAGGACATCCTGTATGATTCTTGTTACCAGACAAAACCACATGACCACATTACCTGGTATTCTTCTGTGAATGCAGTGGATGGGTTCTAACATTGTAACACACAAATTAAACATGGGTACATTTTATTTTGGTTGCTCCCACACCTCATGGAAGCCAGCAATAGTGCCGGCTCCATATTCTGATATGATCATTGGCTTCTTCTCAATGTTGTGCCACTGTTCAAGGTCATAAGAGAACTCATAGGGTATCAGGTTAGTATAACCCATGTTCTTGTACCAGCCATAGTAACGATTGATGCATATCACATCAGCAAATTTTGTCTGAAAGAAATTATTGTGAATCAACAGCCAAGATACAAGACATTGATGAGAGGAAACAGCACTGTACAAACTCCAAAAAATGTTTTCTCCCATCAATCGCTTCCTCTATACATACAACTAAATCTGTATCATAATCATGGCTGCAAGTAAATGTTAGTGGTCTTGTGGGGTCCAGCTTGTGAGCGTGTTTGAAGACTGTCCTGGACAGCAAAAGGAACACTAATAGAGTAAAACTATGAGAAACAACTAACTCAAAGTATGATTCAGATTCTTTCAGACCAGAATTTGGCTCATTGGCTAGTGACCACATTACAACCGATGGGTGATTCCTATCACGAAGAATCAGCTCTGTAGTTACTTGTAGATGATGCTGTAGTGTTTGATTAACAAAGTTGAAAGCCCTAAGGGATAAACAGTGAGTCTATTCTAACACATCTATGAAGGGAAATCAGTGGCTAAAAGCAAAAGTACTGCAACACAAAAACAAGGCCAACATACTCATGCAAGCCAACAGCTGGTGTCTCATCGATCACGACTATTCCTTCCTTGTCACAGAGATGCATCAACTCCTGAGAATATGGATAGTGACTGGTACGGAAAGCGTTTACCCCTAGCCACTTCATCATGTTGACATCTTTTAGTATCAGTGGAACATCATAGCCTTTCCCACGGATCTACATGAAACCTGATATGATAGCAGACACTCTATTACACATGATATTTAAATTACATCAGCGTCTTCATGTTTATTGACACCATGAAAGTAGAATGGCTTTCCATTTATGAGGAACTCTGTTCCCTTCACCTCTACTGTCCTAAATCCCACTGGCTGGCGATAAATATCTTCTCCATATTGGACCTTCAGACAATTGATTTTACAACGATGCACATAATTACtttagcacacacacaaacatctGTTATAAGAGTAAAGCTGAAAACATAGCCACTACAAGCACAAatcaataaaaataatttacatgtagaGTGTAGAGGTATGCCACTTCTCCATACTTAGACATTGTCCATGGCCACCACAACTTGGGGCTGTGTACCCTCAGCACAAAATCAGAATCATCTCCACCATACCGTGCAATCATGGTCCCATTTTTGTCCAATAGTTGAACATCAAATCCTCGTGGTCCCCCTGTCACATTTAGACTACAGTTAAGAATCCATTCTGAAGAGCCTTCACTGGTTGGCATAGTAACCAGCAACATGTCTTGAACACGAGCTGCAGACACTGAATGCAAGAGAACACGATGTTGGATGCCGGCATAATTGAAGAAGTCAAACTGCAAGTTTTGAATAAAAAAGCCACCGGGAGGATACCTGCAACATGTATGTCAATtaacacacaaaacaaagatatatAACAAATGAATTTACTCATACATACCCTGAAATACAATTTCCTGAATTTTAGCACGAAGTGTGCTATTGTCTATAAATCATTCATAGCTTCATGAATGTATTAACTAtaagtatttgttaattggtacaaTAATTAGAGAGCACATGTGTATGTGCAGATGTGCACACACATGTCTTGCATCTGTTTGGATGATTGTATGTGTGTAAGGTTGTAGCCAACAAGTGGTCTATAGAAAACATACACACAGTATTAAAATACTACATACATTGGTCCACTGAGATATTCCACAGTACCAC from the Dysidea avara chromosome 13, odDysAvar1.4, whole genome shotgun sequence genome contains:
- the LOC136242121 gene encoding beta-glucuronidase-like produces the protein MLHLEEFPVKLVLFVVVISSGLITNSAAGLYPQESESRIIVDLAGIWNFRVSTDPDQGFTEKWYMQPLSEAGPVIDMPVPSSYNDITQDRSIRDHIGWVWYDRIFYQQPRGAADQRLYLRFEGVHYYCIVWLNGQEILVHEGAHLPFEADVTSILFSQQPPYRITVAVNNTLTPTTLPCGTVEYLSGPMYPPGGFFIQNLQFDFFNYAGIQHRVLLHSVSAARVQDMLLVTMPTSEGSSEWILNCSLNVTGGPRGFDVQLLDKNGTMIARYGGDDSDFVLRVHSPKLWWPWTMSKYGEVAYLYTLHVQYGEDIYRQPVGFRTVEVKGTEFLINGKPFYFHGVNKHEDADIRGKGYDVPLILKDVNMMKWLGVNAFRTSHYPYSQELMHLCDKEGIVVIDETPAVGLHEAFNFVNQTLQHHLQVTTELILRDRNHPSVVMWSLANEPNSGLKESESYFETVFKHAHKLDPTRPLTFTCSHDYDTDLVTKFADVICINRYYGWYKNMGYTNLIPYEFSYDLEQWHNIEKKPMIISEYGAGTIAGFHENPSTAFTEEYQVEVLEQHFSVFDKYSKQFLVGELIWNFADFMTEQKDDRPVGNKKGVLTRQRHPKSAAFVLRDRYMGLAGVGNHSLKN